A stretch of Homo sapiens chromosome 12, GRCh38.p14 Primary Assembly DNA encodes these proteins:
- the KRT7 gene encoding keratin, type II cytoskeletal 7 isoform X3: MGTSGQGLPELSKRKSAQPVLWDVDAAYMSKVELEAKVDALNDEINFLRTLNETELTELQSQISDTSVVLSMDNSRSLDLDGIIAEVKAQYEEMAKCSRAEAEAWYQTKFETLQAQAGKHGDDLRNTRNEISEMNRAIQRLQAEIDNIKNQRAKLEAAIAEAEERGELALKDARAKQEELEAALQRGKQDMARQLREYQELMSVKLALDIEIATYRKLLEGEESRLAGDGVGAVNISVMNSTGGSSSGGGIGLTLGGTMGSNALSFSSSAGPGLLKAYSIRTASASRRSARD, encoded by the exons ATGGGGACCTCTGGCCAAGGCCTGCCTGAGCTGTCCAAGAGGAAGTCTGCACAGCCTGTCCTGTgg GATGTGGATGCTGCCTACATGAGCaaggtggagctggaggccaaggtggatgccCTGAATGATGAGATCAACTTCCTCAGGACCCTCAATGAGACG GAGTTGACAGAGCTGCAGTCCCAGATCTCCGACACATCTGTGGTGCTGTCCATGGACAACAGTCGCTCCCTGGACCTGGACGGCATCATCGCTGAGGTCAAGGCGCAGTATGAGGAGATGGCCAAATGCAGCCGGGCTGAGGCTGAAGCCTGGTACCAGACCAAG TTTGAGACCCTCCAGGCCCAGGCTGGGAAGCATGGGGACGACCTCCGGAATACCCGGAATGAGATTTCAGAGATGAACCGGGCCATCCAGAGGCTGCAGGCTGAGATCGACAACATCAAGAACCAG CGTGCCAAGTTGGAGGCCGCCATTGCCGAGGCTGAGGAGCGTGGGGAGCTGGCGCTCAAGGATGCTCGTGCCAAGCAGGAGGAGCTGGAAGCCGCCCTGCAGCGGGGCAAGCAGGATATGGCACGGCAGCTGCGTGAGTACCAGGAACTCATGAGCGTGAAGCTGGCCCTGGACATCGAGATCGCCACCTACCGCAAGCTGCTGGAGGGCGAGGAGAGCCG GTTGGCTGGAGATGGAGTGGGAGCCGTGAATATCT CTGTGATGAATTCCACTGGTGGCAGTAGCAGTGGCGGTGGCATTGGGCTGACCCTCGGGGGAACCATGGGCAGCAATGCCCTGAGCTTCTCCAGCAGTGCGGGTCCTGGGCTCCTGAAGGCTTATTCCATCCGGACCGCATCCGCCAGTCGCAGGAGTGCCCGCGACTGA